A section of the Maylandia zebra isolate NMK-2024a linkage group LG8, Mzebra_GT3a, whole genome shotgun sequence genome encodes:
- the vps35l gene encoding VPS35 endosomal protein-sorting factor-like isoform X3, protein MVTDTKTRRGTRKGSTSSSSSSSSSAPPDPLSSMLDGTDPLSMFAAASASETPPMSHSSSTGDLGRRKREKEEEAVGPDFEPWSLKRGEILARFTTTEKLSINLFIGSDRGKATSQGSAVSEKVRTRLEELDDLEEGSQRELLNLSQQDYANRIEELNQSLKEAWSSDQKVKALKIVIQCSKLLSDNSVIQFYPSKFVLITDILDTFGRLVYDRIWTMCSDPRPLPDNFTVEDVNDTAKETCLNWFYKIASIRELLPRLYVEAAILKCNRFLNKSGIQETLPRLSAMVRGIGDPLVAAYARAYLCRVGMEVAPHLKDSLNRNFFDLLGTFRQISSENVRAQLVLQRVEMPEYLTLYSPAISWILQCIAYRAPESLLTEMMERCKKLGNNALLLNSVMRAFRPEFVAARATDFIGMIKDCDEAGFPKHLLFGSLGRSLASADPPESERLTILNEAWKVITKVRSPQDYINCAEIWVEFTCRHFTKREVNTILADIIKHMTPDRAFEDAYPQLQSVIRKILTYFHDFSVLFSMERFLPFLDMFQKDSVRVEVCKSIMEVFIKHQVELTRDPVILNAMLHICKTMHDSVNALTLEDEKRSLALLIIGFIRMVSFGRDFEQQLSFCVEARATFCNLEPVLVQLIHTVNQLAMETRRVMRGNHSRKTAAFVRACAAYSFITIPSLSSIFSRLSLYLLSGQVALANQCLSQADAFLKAAVSILPEVPRSISVEGKLRSSESFLVDFINSFLATLLVIPDHPEHGVLYLVRGLLNMVQDYTWEDNSDAKVRVYISALPLLAAMSQETYLYSIPKVDSNDTLYGGDPKFLSEINKLCETLIGQILDHLKTLGRDEQSTRRQGALAFSLFGVLLAHGDLRNNKLSQLAVNLWNLSHKHGCCETRTSVRTLEFIKHQTQQPDMTHLSDMVQRLTLQSRT, encoded by the exons ATG GTGACCGATACAAAGACCCGCCGTGGGACCCGCAAAGGCAGcacctcttcctcttcatcctcctcttcctcagcacCACCAGACCCTCTGAGCTCCATGCTGGACGGGACCGACCCCCTGTCCATGTTTGCCGCGGCCTCGGCCAGCGAGACGCCACCCATGTCCCACAGCAGCTCCACAGGA GACCtggggaggaggaagagagagaaggaagaagagGCAGTGGGACCAGATTTTGAACCTTGGTCACTGAAGCGAGGGGAAATCCTGGCCAGGTTCACCACCACCGAAAAACTCTCCATA aATCTGTTCATAGGCTCTGACAGAG GAAAAGCCACCAGTCAAGGATCGGCTGTTTCAGAGAAGGTTCGCACTCGTCTGGAGGAGCTGGATGATCTAGAGGAG ggctCCCAGAGAGAGCTGCTGAACCTCTCGCAACAGGATTACGCCAACCGCATCGAGGAGCTGAACCAGTCCCTAAAGGAGGCCTGGTCCTCTGACCAGAAGGTCAAAGCCCTGAAGATTGTCATCCAG TGCTCCAAGCTTCTGTCCGACAATTCGGTGATCCAGTTCTACCCCAGCAAATTTGTTCTCATCACTGATATCCTTGACACATTTG GCCGGCTGGTGTACGACAGGATCTGGACCATGTGTTCAGACCCACGGCCTTTACCAG ATAATTTCACAGTTGAAGATGTGAATGACACCGCAAAGGAGACGTGCCTCAACTGGTTCTACAAGATCGCCTCCATCAGAGAGCTCCTTCCCAGACT CTATGTTGAAGCTGCCATTCTCAAGTGCAACCGGTTCCTCAACAAATC CGGCATTCAGGAGACCCTTCCTCGGTTGAGTGCCATGGTCAGAGGGATTGGAGACCCTCTGGTGGCTGCATATGCCAGAGCTTACCTCTGCAGG GTGGGCATGGAGGTGGCCCCCCACCTGAAAGACAGCCTGAACCGCAACTTCTTCGACCTGCTCGGCACTTTTCGACAGATCAGCAGCGAGAACGTCCGGGCCCAGCTGGTGCTGCAGAGGGTGGAGATGCCCGAGTACCTGACACTCTACTCACCTGCCATCAGCTGGATCCTGCAGTGTATCGCGTACAGAGCTCCAGAG tctctGCTAACAGAGATGATGGAGAGATGCAAAAAACTGGGAAACAA TGCTTTGCTTTTGAATTCAGTAATGAGGGCGTTCAGGCCAGAGTTTGttgcagccagagccacagacTTCATCGGTATGATCAAAGACTGCGACGAGGCCGGCTTCCCAAAG CATCTGTTGTTTGGCTCTCTGGGTCGCAGCCTGGCGTCTGCCGATCCTCCAGAATCCGAGAGGCTGACGATCCTGAATGAAGCCTGGAAAGTCATCACCAAAGTCCGCAGTCCTCAG GACTACATCAACTGTGCTGAAATCTGGGTGGAGTTTACCTGCAGACACTTTACA AAACGGGAGGTCAACACGATTTTGGCTGACATCATCAAACACATGACCCCTGACCGAGCATTCGAGGACGCCTACCCTCAG CTGCAGTCGGTGATCAGGAAGATCCTCACCTACTTCCACGACTTCTCTGTCCTCTTCTCCATG GAGCGATTCCTGCCGTTCCTGGACATGTTCCAGAAGGACAGCGTGAGGGTGGAGGTCTGCAAATCCATCATGGAGGTCTTCATCAA ACACCAGGTGGAGCTCACCAGAGACCCGGTGATCCTCAACGCCATGCTGCACATCTGCAAGACCATGCACGACTCTGTCAA TGCTCTTACTCTCGAAGACGAGAAAAGATCTTTGGCTCTGCTGATCATCGGCTTCATCCGCATG GTTTCCTTTGGTCGTGACTTTGAGCAGCAGTTGAGTTTCTGTGTGGAGGCTAGAGCCACCTTCTGTAACCTGGAGCCTGTCCTGGTGCAACTCATTCAT ACGGTGAACCAGCTGGCCATGGAGACCAGGAGGGTGATGAGAGGGAATCACTCCCGCAAGACCGCTGCTTTCGTCAGA GCATGTGCCGCCTACAGTTTCATCACCATCCCGTCTCTCAGCAGCATCTTCAGTCGACTCAGCCTCTACCTGTTGTCCGGTCAGGTTGCTTTGGCCAATCAGTGTCTGTCCCAGG CCGATGCTTTCCTAAAGGCAGCCGTAAGCATTCTTCCGGAGGTTCCTCGCTCCATCAGCGTGGAGGGAAAACTTCGCTCTTCTGAAAGCTTCCTCGTGGACTTTATCAACAGCTTCTTGGCAACGCTGCTGGTTATCCCG GACCATCCAGAGCATGGGGTGCTCTACTTAGTCCGGGGTCTGCTCAACATGGTCCAGGATTATACCTGGGAAGACAACAGCGATGCAAAGGTGCGGGTTTACATCAGTGCTCTGCCCCTGCTGGCAGCCATGAGCCAGGAAACCTATCTGTACTCTATCCCCAAAG TGGATTCTAATGACACGCTCTATGGCGGAGATCCCAAATTCCTATCAGAGATCAACAAGCTGTGTGAGACTCTGATTGGACAGATCCTCGACCACCTGAAGACACTCGGTCGTGATGAG CAGAGCACACGCCGCCAGGGCGCTCTGGCCTTCTCCCTGTTTGGTGTCCTGCTGGCTCACGGTGATCTGAGGAACAACAAGCTGAGCCAGCTGGCAGTCAACCTTTGGAACCTCAGCCACAAACATGGATGCTGCGAGACCCGCACCTCC GTTCGGACTCTGGAGTTCATCAAACATCAGACTCAGCAGCCGGACATGACTCATCTGTCAGATATGGTCCAGAGGCTCACGCTGCAGTCTCGCACCTGA
- the vps35l gene encoding VPS35 endosomal protein-sorting factor-like isoform X2, producing MAAVQWRSHGRNYDTELQRCRLEAALVDFGDYHPLKPIMVTDTKTRRGTRKGSTSSSSSSSSSAPPDPLSSMLDGTDPLSMFAAASASETPPMSHSSSTGDLGRRKREKEEEAVGPDFEPWSLKRGEILARFTTTEKLSINLFIGSDRGKATSQGSAVSEKVRTRLEELDDLEEGSQRELLNLSQQDYANRIEELNQSLKEAWSSDQKVKALKIVIQCSKLLSDNSVIQFYPSKFVLITDILDTFGRLVYDRIWTMCSDPRPLPDNFTVEDVNDTAKETCLNWFYKIASIRELLPRLYVEAAILKCNRFLNKSGIQETLPRLSAMVRGIGDPLVAAYARAYLCRVGMEVAPHLKDSLNRNFFDLLGTFRQISSENVRAQLVLQRVEMPEYLTLYSPAISWILQCIAYRAPESLLTEMMERCKKLGNNALLLNSVMRAFRPEFVAARATDFIGMIKDCDEAGFPKHLLFGSLGRSLASADPPESERLTILNEAWKVITKVRSPQDYINCAEIWVEFTCRHFTKREVNTILADIIKHMTPDRAFEDAYPQLQSVIRKILTYFHDFSVLFSMERFLPFLDMFQKDSVRVEVCKSIMEVFIKHQVELTRDPVILNAMLHICKTMHDSVNALTLEDEKRSLALLIIGFIRMVSFGRDFEQQLSFCVEARATFCNLEPVLVQLIHTVNQLAMETRRVMRGNHSRKTAAFVRACAAYSFITIPSLSSIFSRLSLYLLSGQVALANQCLSQADAFLKAAVSILPEVPRSISVEGKLRSSESFLVDFINSFLATLLVIPDHPEHGVLYLVRGLLNMVQDYTWEDNSDAKVRVYISALPLLAAMSQETYLYSIPKVDSNDTLYGGDPKFLSEINKLCETLIGQILDHLKTLGRDESTRRQGALAFSLFGVLLAHGDLRNNKLSQLAVNLWNLSHKHGCCETRTSVRTLEFIKHQTQQPDMTHLSDMVQRLTLQSRT from the exons ATGGCTGCAGTGCAGTG GCGTTCGCATGGCCGCAACTATGACACAGAGCTGCAGAGGTGTCGTCTTGAGGCCGCTCTTGTCGATTTTGGAGACTACCACCCACTCAAACCCATCATG GTGACCGATACAAAGACCCGCCGTGGGACCCGCAAAGGCAGcacctcttcctcttcatcctcctcttcctcagcacCACCAGACCCTCTGAGCTCCATGCTGGACGGGACCGACCCCCTGTCCATGTTTGCCGCGGCCTCGGCCAGCGAGACGCCACCCATGTCCCACAGCAGCTCCACAGGA GACCtggggaggaggaagagagagaaggaagaagagGCAGTGGGACCAGATTTTGAACCTTGGTCACTGAAGCGAGGGGAAATCCTGGCCAGGTTCACCACCACCGAAAAACTCTCCATA aATCTGTTCATAGGCTCTGACAGAG GAAAAGCCACCAGTCAAGGATCGGCTGTTTCAGAGAAGGTTCGCACTCGTCTGGAGGAGCTGGATGATCTAGAGGAG ggctCCCAGAGAGAGCTGCTGAACCTCTCGCAACAGGATTACGCCAACCGCATCGAGGAGCTGAACCAGTCCCTAAAGGAGGCCTGGTCCTCTGACCAGAAGGTCAAAGCCCTGAAGATTGTCATCCAG TGCTCCAAGCTTCTGTCCGACAATTCGGTGATCCAGTTCTACCCCAGCAAATTTGTTCTCATCACTGATATCCTTGACACATTTG GCCGGCTGGTGTACGACAGGATCTGGACCATGTGTTCAGACCCACGGCCTTTACCAG ATAATTTCACAGTTGAAGATGTGAATGACACCGCAAAGGAGACGTGCCTCAACTGGTTCTACAAGATCGCCTCCATCAGAGAGCTCCTTCCCAGACT CTATGTTGAAGCTGCCATTCTCAAGTGCAACCGGTTCCTCAACAAATC CGGCATTCAGGAGACCCTTCCTCGGTTGAGTGCCATGGTCAGAGGGATTGGAGACCCTCTGGTGGCTGCATATGCCAGAGCTTACCTCTGCAGG GTGGGCATGGAGGTGGCCCCCCACCTGAAAGACAGCCTGAACCGCAACTTCTTCGACCTGCTCGGCACTTTTCGACAGATCAGCAGCGAGAACGTCCGGGCCCAGCTGGTGCTGCAGAGGGTGGAGATGCCCGAGTACCTGACACTCTACTCACCTGCCATCAGCTGGATCCTGCAGTGTATCGCGTACAGAGCTCCAGAG tctctGCTAACAGAGATGATGGAGAGATGCAAAAAACTGGGAAACAA TGCTTTGCTTTTGAATTCAGTAATGAGGGCGTTCAGGCCAGAGTTTGttgcagccagagccacagacTTCATCGGTATGATCAAAGACTGCGACGAGGCCGGCTTCCCAAAG CATCTGTTGTTTGGCTCTCTGGGTCGCAGCCTGGCGTCTGCCGATCCTCCAGAATCCGAGAGGCTGACGATCCTGAATGAAGCCTGGAAAGTCATCACCAAAGTCCGCAGTCCTCAG GACTACATCAACTGTGCTGAAATCTGGGTGGAGTTTACCTGCAGACACTTTACA AAACGGGAGGTCAACACGATTTTGGCTGACATCATCAAACACATGACCCCTGACCGAGCATTCGAGGACGCCTACCCTCAG CTGCAGTCGGTGATCAGGAAGATCCTCACCTACTTCCACGACTTCTCTGTCCTCTTCTCCATG GAGCGATTCCTGCCGTTCCTGGACATGTTCCAGAAGGACAGCGTGAGGGTGGAGGTCTGCAAATCCATCATGGAGGTCTTCATCAA ACACCAGGTGGAGCTCACCAGAGACCCGGTGATCCTCAACGCCATGCTGCACATCTGCAAGACCATGCACGACTCTGTCAA TGCTCTTACTCTCGAAGACGAGAAAAGATCTTTGGCTCTGCTGATCATCGGCTTCATCCGCATG GTTTCCTTTGGTCGTGACTTTGAGCAGCAGTTGAGTTTCTGTGTGGAGGCTAGAGCCACCTTCTGTAACCTGGAGCCTGTCCTGGTGCAACTCATTCAT ACGGTGAACCAGCTGGCCATGGAGACCAGGAGGGTGATGAGAGGGAATCACTCCCGCAAGACCGCTGCTTTCGTCAGA GCATGTGCCGCCTACAGTTTCATCACCATCCCGTCTCTCAGCAGCATCTTCAGTCGACTCAGCCTCTACCTGTTGTCCGGTCAGGTTGCTTTGGCCAATCAGTGTCTGTCCCAGG CCGATGCTTTCCTAAAGGCAGCCGTAAGCATTCTTCCGGAGGTTCCTCGCTCCATCAGCGTGGAGGGAAAACTTCGCTCTTCTGAAAGCTTCCTCGTGGACTTTATCAACAGCTTCTTGGCAACGCTGCTGGTTATCCCG GACCATCCAGAGCATGGGGTGCTCTACTTAGTCCGGGGTCTGCTCAACATGGTCCAGGATTATACCTGGGAAGACAACAGCGATGCAAAGGTGCGGGTTTACATCAGTGCTCTGCCCCTGCTGGCAGCCATGAGCCAGGAAACCTATCTGTACTCTATCCCCAAAG TGGATTCTAATGACACGCTCTATGGCGGAGATCCCAAATTCCTATCAGAGATCAACAAGCTGTGTGAGACTCTGATTGGACAGATCCTCGACCACCTGAAGACACTCGGTCGTGATGAG AGCACACGCCGCCAGGGCGCTCTGGCCTTCTCCCTGTTTGGTGTCCTGCTGGCTCACGGTGATCTGAGGAACAACAAGCTGAGCCAGCTGGCAGTCAACCTTTGGAACCTCAGCCACAAACATGGATGCTGCGAGACCCGCACCTCC GTTCGGACTCTGGAGTTCATCAAACATCAGACTCAGCAGCCGGACATGACTCATCTGTCAGATATGGTCCAGAGGCTCACGCTGCAGTCTCGCACCTGA
- the vps35l gene encoding VPS35 endosomal protein-sorting factor-like isoform X1, whose amino-acid sequence MAAVQWRSHGRNYDTELQRCRLEAALVDFGDYHPLKPIMVTDTKTRRGTRKGSTSSSSSSSSSAPPDPLSSMLDGTDPLSMFAAASASETPPMSHSSSTGDLGRRKREKEEEAVGPDFEPWSLKRGEILARFTTTEKLSINLFIGSDRGKATSQGSAVSEKVRTRLEELDDLEEGSQRELLNLSQQDYANRIEELNQSLKEAWSSDQKVKALKIVIQCSKLLSDNSVIQFYPSKFVLITDILDTFGRLVYDRIWTMCSDPRPLPDNFTVEDVNDTAKETCLNWFYKIASIRELLPRLYVEAAILKCNRFLNKSGIQETLPRLSAMVRGIGDPLVAAYARAYLCRVGMEVAPHLKDSLNRNFFDLLGTFRQISSENVRAQLVLQRVEMPEYLTLYSPAISWILQCIAYRAPESLLTEMMERCKKLGNNALLLNSVMRAFRPEFVAARATDFIGMIKDCDEAGFPKHLLFGSLGRSLASADPPESERLTILNEAWKVITKVRSPQDYINCAEIWVEFTCRHFTKREVNTILADIIKHMTPDRAFEDAYPQLQSVIRKILTYFHDFSVLFSMERFLPFLDMFQKDSVRVEVCKSIMEVFIKHQVELTRDPVILNAMLHICKTMHDSVNALTLEDEKRSLALLIIGFIRMVSFGRDFEQQLSFCVEARATFCNLEPVLVQLIHTVNQLAMETRRVMRGNHSRKTAAFVRACAAYSFITIPSLSSIFSRLSLYLLSGQVALANQCLSQADAFLKAAVSILPEVPRSISVEGKLRSSESFLVDFINSFLATLLVIPDHPEHGVLYLVRGLLNMVQDYTWEDNSDAKVRVYISALPLLAAMSQETYLYSIPKVDSNDTLYGGDPKFLSEINKLCETLIGQILDHLKTLGRDEQSTRRQGALAFSLFGVLLAHGDLRNNKLSQLAVNLWNLSHKHGCCETRTSVRTLEFIKHQTQQPDMTHLSDMVQRLTLQSRT is encoded by the exons ATGGCTGCAGTGCAGTG GCGTTCGCATGGCCGCAACTATGACACAGAGCTGCAGAGGTGTCGTCTTGAGGCCGCTCTTGTCGATTTTGGAGACTACCACCCACTCAAACCCATCATG GTGACCGATACAAAGACCCGCCGTGGGACCCGCAAAGGCAGcacctcttcctcttcatcctcctcttcctcagcacCACCAGACCCTCTGAGCTCCATGCTGGACGGGACCGACCCCCTGTCCATGTTTGCCGCGGCCTCGGCCAGCGAGACGCCACCCATGTCCCACAGCAGCTCCACAGGA GACCtggggaggaggaagagagagaaggaagaagagGCAGTGGGACCAGATTTTGAACCTTGGTCACTGAAGCGAGGGGAAATCCTGGCCAGGTTCACCACCACCGAAAAACTCTCCATA aATCTGTTCATAGGCTCTGACAGAG GAAAAGCCACCAGTCAAGGATCGGCTGTTTCAGAGAAGGTTCGCACTCGTCTGGAGGAGCTGGATGATCTAGAGGAG ggctCCCAGAGAGAGCTGCTGAACCTCTCGCAACAGGATTACGCCAACCGCATCGAGGAGCTGAACCAGTCCCTAAAGGAGGCCTGGTCCTCTGACCAGAAGGTCAAAGCCCTGAAGATTGTCATCCAG TGCTCCAAGCTTCTGTCCGACAATTCGGTGATCCAGTTCTACCCCAGCAAATTTGTTCTCATCACTGATATCCTTGACACATTTG GCCGGCTGGTGTACGACAGGATCTGGACCATGTGTTCAGACCCACGGCCTTTACCAG ATAATTTCACAGTTGAAGATGTGAATGACACCGCAAAGGAGACGTGCCTCAACTGGTTCTACAAGATCGCCTCCATCAGAGAGCTCCTTCCCAGACT CTATGTTGAAGCTGCCATTCTCAAGTGCAACCGGTTCCTCAACAAATC CGGCATTCAGGAGACCCTTCCTCGGTTGAGTGCCATGGTCAGAGGGATTGGAGACCCTCTGGTGGCTGCATATGCCAGAGCTTACCTCTGCAGG GTGGGCATGGAGGTGGCCCCCCACCTGAAAGACAGCCTGAACCGCAACTTCTTCGACCTGCTCGGCACTTTTCGACAGATCAGCAGCGAGAACGTCCGGGCCCAGCTGGTGCTGCAGAGGGTGGAGATGCCCGAGTACCTGACACTCTACTCACCTGCCATCAGCTGGATCCTGCAGTGTATCGCGTACAGAGCTCCAGAG tctctGCTAACAGAGATGATGGAGAGATGCAAAAAACTGGGAAACAA TGCTTTGCTTTTGAATTCAGTAATGAGGGCGTTCAGGCCAGAGTTTGttgcagccagagccacagacTTCATCGGTATGATCAAAGACTGCGACGAGGCCGGCTTCCCAAAG CATCTGTTGTTTGGCTCTCTGGGTCGCAGCCTGGCGTCTGCCGATCCTCCAGAATCCGAGAGGCTGACGATCCTGAATGAAGCCTGGAAAGTCATCACCAAAGTCCGCAGTCCTCAG GACTACATCAACTGTGCTGAAATCTGGGTGGAGTTTACCTGCAGACACTTTACA AAACGGGAGGTCAACACGATTTTGGCTGACATCATCAAACACATGACCCCTGACCGAGCATTCGAGGACGCCTACCCTCAG CTGCAGTCGGTGATCAGGAAGATCCTCACCTACTTCCACGACTTCTCTGTCCTCTTCTCCATG GAGCGATTCCTGCCGTTCCTGGACATGTTCCAGAAGGACAGCGTGAGGGTGGAGGTCTGCAAATCCATCATGGAGGTCTTCATCAA ACACCAGGTGGAGCTCACCAGAGACCCGGTGATCCTCAACGCCATGCTGCACATCTGCAAGACCATGCACGACTCTGTCAA TGCTCTTACTCTCGAAGACGAGAAAAGATCTTTGGCTCTGCTGATCATCGGCTTCATCCGCATG GTTTCCTTTGGTCGTGACTTTGAGCAGCAGTTGAGTTTCTGTGTGGAGGCTAGAGCCACCTTCTGTAACCTGGAGCCTGTCCTGGTGCAACTCATTCAT ACGGTGAACCAGCTGGCCATGGAGACCAGGAGGGTGATGAGAGGGAATCACTCCCGCAAGACCGCTGCTTTCGTCAGA GCATGTGCCGCCTACAGTTTCATCACCATCCCGTCTCTCAGCAGCATCTTCAGTCGACTCAGCCTCTACCTGTTGTCCGGTCAGGTTGCTTTGGCCAATCAGTGTCTGTCCCAGG CCGATGCTTTCCTAAAGGCAGCCGTAAGCATTCTTCCGGAGGTTCCTCGCTCCATCAGCGTGGAGGGAAAACTTCGCTCTTCTGAAAGCTTCCTCGTGGACTTTATCAACAGCTTCTTGGCAACGCTGCTGGTTATCCCG GACCATCCAGAGCATGGGGTGCTCTACTTAGTCCGGGGTCTGCTCAACATGGTCCAGGATTATACCTGGGAAGACAACAGCGATGCAAAGGTGCGGGTTTACATCAGTGCTCTGCCCCTGCTGGCAGCCATGAGCCAGGAAACCTATCTGTACTCTATCCCCAAAG TGGATTCTAATGACACGCTCTATGGCGGAGATCCCAAATTCCTATCAGAGATCAACAAGCTGTGTGAGACTCTGATTGGACAGATCCTCGACCACCTGAAGACACTCGGTCGTGATGAG CAGAGCACACGCCGCCAGGGCGCTCTGGCCTTCTCCCTGTTTGGTGTCCTGCTGGCTCACGGTGATCTGAGGAACAACAAGCTGAGCCAGCTGGCAGTCAACCTTTGGAACCTCAGCCACAAACATGGATGCTGCGAGACCCGCACCTCC GTTCGGACTCTGGAGTTCATCAAACATCAGACTCAGCAGCCGGACATGACTCATCTGTCAGATATGGTCCAGAGGCTCACGCTGCAGTCTCGCACCTGA